One window of Marmota flaviventris isolate mMarFla1 chromosome 5, mMarFla1.hap1, whole genome shotgun sequence genomic DNA carries:
- the LOC114084507 gene encoding olfactory receptor 2M4-like, translated as MESGNRTSSPVFILLGIFNHSPTHTFLFALVLGIFTVAIMGNSTMVLLIHLDAQLHTPMYFLLSQLSLMDLMLICTTVPRMAFNYLTGRNSISLAGCGAQIFFYVSLLGAECFLLAVMAYDRYVAICHPLRYTILMSQKLCVLLAVASWILGSLDGIIVLAAALSFSYCGSLEIHHFFCDVAGLLPLSCTDTSAFERLLFVCCVVMLILPVSVIVTSYSRVLLAVLRMGSGESRRKAFATCSSHLMVVGLYYGAAMFMYMRPASTHTAEQDKMVSAFYTILTPMLNPLIYSLRNREVSRGLRKLLRRGRLL; from the coding sequence ATGGAGTCAGGAAACCGGACGTCCAGCCCTGTCTTCATCCTGCTGGGCATCTTCAACCACAGCCCCACCCACACCTTCCTCTTTGCTCTGGTCCTGGGCATCTTCACAGTGGCCATCATGGGGAACTCCACCATGGTGCTCCTCATCCACCTGGACGCCCAGctgcacacccccatgtacttcctcctcagccagctctccctcatGGACCTCATGCTCATCTGCACCACCGTCCCCAGGATGGCCTTCAACTACCTGACTGGCAGGAACTCCATCTCACTAGCAGGCTGTGGAGCCCAGATATTCTTCTATGTGTCCCTGCTGGGAGCTGAGTGCTTCCTGTTGGCTgtcatggcctatgaccgctatgtggccatttgcCATCCCCTTCGGTACACCATCCTCATGAGTCAGAAACTCTGTGTACTCCTGGCGGTGGCTTCCTGGATCTTGGGGTCTCTTGATGGCATCATTGTGCTGGCAGCTGCCCTGTCATTCTCTTACTGTGGCTCTCTGGAAATACATCACTTTTTCTGTGACGTGGCTGGCCTCTTGCCTCTCTCCTGCACAGACACGTCTGCGTTTGAAAGGCTGCTCTTCGTCTGTTGTGTGGTGATGCTCATCCTGCCAGTTTCAGTTATTGTCACGTCCTATTCCCGTGTCCTCCTAGCTGTCCTCCGCATGGGCTCTGGAGAAAGCCGCCGCAAAGCCTTCgccacctgctcctcccacctcatGGTGGTGGGACTCTACTACGGGGCTGCCATGTTCATGTACATGAGACCAGCCTCCACCCACACAGCGGAGCAGGACAAGATGGTGTCGGCCTTCTACACCAtcctcacccccatgctgaaccccctCATCTACAGCCTGCGCAACAGAGAGGTGTCCAGGGGGCTCAGGAAGCTCCTGAGGAGAGGAAGGTTACTGTGA